In Streptomyces sp. NBC_01381, the sequence TCATCGCTCAGATGGACGGCGATGATGTCCGTCGTCGGCCCGATGGCGCCCGCCGCCCGCAGCCGGGCGAGCCCGTCGGGGCGCCCGATGACATCGGCCACGACCATCTCGTACGCGGGATGGTCGTCCGGCACCCCGGAGGGCGCACCGCCCGGCGGCAGATACAGCAGCCGCTCCCCGTCGGGCCCGACCACCTCGTACCCGGTGCCCGGGTGGTCCATCGCCACCGCGCGCACCCGGTGCCCGGTGAGCAGTGCGAGCTCCCGCCCGTCCGGGACCCGGCCCGGCTGCGGCAGACCGGCCGGCACCTCCACCGATGGGCCGTCGTGCGGATGGGAGAGGAGAACCTGGCGTACGCCGCCGAGCGTGTGCCCGGAGCGGGCGGCCGCGAGGGCGGCGCCAGGCGTGAGGTCGAGCAGCAGAACGCCGTCGACGAGGAGCGCGGTCGCGGCGCGTGCGGCGTCGCCGAGCGCGGTCGCGCAGGCCGCGCAGGGGCAGCCGGGGCGCGGCAGGCCTTCAGGGGCGCCGGTGCCGAGCAGAGTCAGTTCCACGAGAAGATCCTCCCGCGTCACCGCGAGCACCGCTCGCCCGGCTAGGCTTCAAGCGGCTTGAGACAGCTGTCGGACCATCGGGAGGCTGGCATGGCGGCATGGACGTGGCGGTTCGAGAAGGCGGACGGGACGGAGGTCCAGCCCGCGCTGCAGCCCGAGGAGTTCACCACTCAGGGCGACGCGGAGTCCTGGGTCGGCGAGTACTGGAAAGAACTCGCCGAGGGCGGCGCCGACCAAGTGTCGCTTTTCGAGGACGCCAACAAGATCTACGGACCGATGAGCCTGCACGCGGAGGACGCGGCGCAGGGCTGAGCCGGGCCTGGACATGAGGGAGGCGGTGGCCGTCGGCCACCGCCTCCCGCACGTCCGGCTACATCTCGCCCAGCGTGACGTCGACGGTCTTCTCGGCGCCGTCCCGCACGTACGTCACTTCCGTCTTGTCGCCCGGTTGCTGCCCGGCAAGTGCCTCGGAGAGCGAGGTGATCGTGGTGATGTCGGCGTCGCCCACCTTGGTGATGATGTCGCCGGTCTCGATGCCGGCGTCGGCCGCCGCACCGTCCTGCTGCTCCTCGACCACGGCGACGCCCGCGGGACGGTAGTCGTCGCCGAGCACGGTCCGCCCCGTGATGCCGAGCGCGGCCCGGCCCGAGTCGGTGACCCTGCCGTCCTTGATGATCTGGTCGGCGACCGTCTTCACCATCGAGGACGGGATCGCGAACCCGATGCCGGGCGCCGCGCTGTCGCCCATGTCCGGGTCGGTCGCCGCGAGCGTCGGGATGCCGATGACCTCGCTGTCGAGATTGACCAGGGCGCCGCCGCTGTTGCCCGGGTTGATCGCCGCGGATGTCTGCACCATGTTGGCGATGGTGGCGCCGGTACCGCCGCCCGAACTGCCCTCGCTGACGGTCCGGCCGGTGGCGGAGACGATGCCCTGCGTGACGCTGGACGAAAGACCCAGCGGCGAACCCATGGCGAGCACGATCTGCCCGACCTCGGCCTTGTTGGAGTCCCCGAACTTCGCGGCCTTGAGCCCGCTCGGCACGTCGTCGAGCTTGATGACGGCGAGGTCCTGCTCCGGGTACGCGGCGACGAGCTCGGCGCCGAGCGTCAGCTCACCGGTGGCCGTCGTCACCTTGAAGGTCTGCTCCTTGCCCACGACATGGGCGTTGGTGACGATGTGCCCCTTGCCGTCGTAGACGATGCCGGAGCCGAGACTGTCGGAGGCCTCGATCTGCACGACCGACGGCAGGACGTCCTCGATGACCTGCTGGTAGTCCTCCTGCAGATCGTTCGCGGCGGCGGGCGCGGCCTGCGTGGTGGACTCACCGGAGTCCCCGGAGCCGGAGCTTGAGCAGCCTGCGACGAGGAGGGCGGCGGCAAGGGAAGCGGTCACGGTGACAGCACGGGTGCGCGAGACATTCATGTCCCGAGTGTCCCGTTCGCCCCCATACGGCGCACTGAGTTGCGGGGCAATCGGGTGGGCGTGCGGAAAGATCCGCCGCGAAGCGGCGGATCAGTCAGTCCCGTACCCCACACACATGCAAAAGAGCCGCGACCCGGCGGTACGGGTCGGTACGCCCGGCCCGCTCCTCGGCGGCGAGCAACGCGGACAGCTCGGCCTCCGCGGGTACACCCGCGTCATCCGCCGCCGTATCGGTGAAGACCCGCACCCCGTACCAGGCACGCAACGGCGCCGCGATCCCGGCGAGAGACGCCACCACCGCGTCGAGCCGATCCGCCCGCGCCTCGATGCCGAGCCGGTTCCGGTACGACGTCGAGTCGAACGCGGCCAGCGCCCCCGCCCAGTCACCGGCCAGCCCCGGCCGCATGGCAAGCGCGTCCGCGTTCCGTACGAGCAACGAAAGCAGCCCGCCGGGCGCCAGCATCCGGGCAAGCCCCGCGAGCAACGCGTCCGGCTCCTCGACGTACATGAGGACGCCGTGGCACAGCACGACATCGAAGCTGCCCGGCAGGAAGTGCACCCCGGTCTCGTGCCCGTCGCCCTCGACGATCCGCATCCTCCCGCGGATGCCCTCGGGCTCCGCGTCGAGCGCCGCACGCGCCGCGGCGACCATCGCCGGATCCTGCTCGACGCCCGTCACCTTGTGACCGGCACGCGCGAGCCGCAGCGCCTGCGTGCCCTGGCCCATGCCCACGTCCAGCACCCGCAGCCGCTGCCCCACGGGGAAGCGCCCTGCTATCTGTTCGTCGAGCTGCCGGGACACCAGCTCCTGGCGTACGGCATTGCGCAGACCGCCCAGCTTCTCCAGCCAGGCGGCCGCTCCGCCGGCGAAACCGCTCAGGGCCGCTCTCCGCGCTTGACCTGCGGCTTGGGCAGTCGCAGTCGGCGCATCTGGAGCGTACGCATCAGGGCGTAGGCGACGGCGCCCTTCTTGCTCTCGTCGGGGAAGCGCTCGGCAAGGCGTTTCTTCAGACGGAACGCGGTGGTGACCGAGTCCACGATGATCAGGACGATCACGGCGAGCCAGAGCAGCAGCGCGATGTTCTGCAGCTGCGGGATCCGGACCATGCTCAGTACGAGGATGATCACGGCCAGCGGCAGGAAGAACTCGGCGATGCAGAACCGCGAGTCCACGAAGTCACGGGCGAACCTGCGCACCGGACCCTTGTCGCGGGCGGGCAGATAGCGCTCGTCACCGCTGGCAAGCGCCTGGCGCTGCTTGTCCATCTGGACGCGGCGCTCGCTGCGCTGCCGCTTCGCCGCCTCCTTGCGCGTCACAGGCGTGTTGGCCACGCTGCGGCGCTGGGTCTGGGCCTCACTGCGCTTGGGCGTGGGGCGGCCCTTCGGGGCCTCGGGGTCACGGGGCTGCTGGGAGTCGGTCACCGGGGCCTTGCTCGCCGGGGCCTTCTCGTCCTTGGATCGGCTACGGAACACAAAACCCAAGGGTACGGGGTGCGGACGTGTGGACCCCAGTCCGATGGGAACGATCCGGCAACACCGCGCGTCTTGATTATGTGTCTACGGGGACGTTCGGTGTAGTTTGCATGCGCTTTGCGGGCGGATCACAGGGGTACACCTACTCCCTACGCCGGAGCGCGGCGGGATGCAGTCGTCCTTGGGGATGAGCGCATCCGCACGCGAACAGTGCGGTAATGGATGCAGGGCCCGTACTGTGGGTTCTGTTGCAGTACCTGGAGCTGAGAAGTCCGTCAGAAGGGGGCGCGCGAAGCCCATGAGCGGTGTCATGAAGCGTATGGGGATGATCTTCCGCGCGAAGGCGAACAAGGCCCTTGACCGGGCCGAGGACCCGCGCGAAACCCTCGATTACTCCTACCAGAAGCAGCTGGAGCTGCTGCAGAAGGTGCGCCGTGGAGTCGCCGACGTGGCGACGTCCCGCAAGCGCCTCGAGCTGCAGCTGAGCCAGCTCCAGAAGCAGTCGTCGACCCTGGAGGACCAGGGTCGCAAGGCGCTCGCGCTCGGCCGCGAGGACCTGGCCCGTGAGGCCCTGTCCCGCCGTGCCGCGCTCCAGCAGCAGGTGACGGACCTGGAGACCCAGCACCAGACGCTCCAGGGCGAGGAGGAGAAGCTCACCCTCGCGGCGCAGCGACTCCAGGCCAAGGTCGACGCCTTCCGTACGAAGAAGGAGACGATCAAGGCCACGTACACCGCCGCGCAGGCGCAGACCCGGATCGGCGAGGCCTTCTCCGGCATCTCCGAGGAGATGGGCGACGTCGGCATGGCCATCCAGCGTGCCGAGGACAAGACCGCGCAGCTCCAGGCGCGGGCCGGCGCGATCGACGAGCTGCTCGCCTCCGGTGCCCTCGACGACTCCTCCGGGCTGGCCAAGGACGACATCCAGTCCGAGCTGGATCGCCTCTCCGGTGGTACTGATGTAGAGCTGGAACTGCAGCGCATGAAGGCGGAACTGGCCGGCGGCTCGACGCCGAAGCAGGCCATCGAGCCGGGTCAGGGACAGCCCCAGGCCCAGCAGCCGCAGGACACTCCGCGCTTCGACAAGCAGTAGCCCTGCGCATACCGCTCACGTCCGAGGAGGGCGACATGATCGTACGGATCATGGGGGAGGGGCAGGTGAAGCTGGCCGACAGCCACTTCGCCGAACTGAACAAACTGGACGACGAGCTGCTCGCCGAGATGGAGGGCGGCGACGAGTCCGGCTTCCGCAGGACGCTGGGCGCGCTGCTCGACAAGGTCCGGGAGCTGGGGGAGCCCCTCCCGGACGAGGCGCTGGAACCTTCGGAGCTGATCCTCCCCGCCGAGGACGCGACGCTGGACGAGGTCCGCCAGATGCTGAACGACGACGGCTTGATCCCCGGCTGAGGGTCCCTCCGGGGGTGGCGCGCAGAACCGCCGCTCCGCGCCGGCACTTCCCCACCCACCCGCCCGATCACTCGGCAGCGCGGTCAATCCCCTGCCCCGCGCCGACCCGTCACCTGGCAACTTCGACATCCCACCCGCCCGCCCGATTGCTCGGCAGCTCAGGTCAATTCTTCGGTCCGCCGGCTGATGGCGGGTGGCTCCGGCCTTCGGCCCGCCGGCCCGATCACTCGGCAGCTCGGTCAATCCCTCGCCCCGCGCCGACCCGTCACCTGGCAACTTCGACGTCCCGCCCGCCCGCCCGATTGCTCGGCAGCTCAGGTCAATTCTTCGGTCCGCCGGCCCGATGACCGGGTGGCTCCGGCCTTCGGCCCGCCTGCCTGATTGCTCGGGTGCTCGGGGCGATTCTCTGTTGCGCTGGCCTGGCTACTCGGTAGCTCCGGTCTCCCACCCGCCCGCCCGATTGCTCGGCGGCTCGGGGCGATTCTCCGGTCCGTTGGCCCGATCACCGGGTGTCTCCGGTCTTCAGCCCGCCCGTCGGGTTGCTCGGGAGCTTGGGGCGATTCTCAGGTCCGTTGGCCCGGCTGCAAGGCAGCTCTGGCCTCCCCCGGCCCGCCCGATTGCTCTGGTCCGCCAGCCCGTCGGTCCGGTGGCTCCGGTCTCTCGTCCACCCCGCCCGGTTCCCTCGCAGTTCGGGTAAGTCTCCCGGCCCGCCCACGCGATCACCCCACAGCTCCGGGTAATCGGGTGGGTGGGTGGGGAAATCGCCGCGAAGCGGCGGAACGGCTCCGGGCACCCCGGGGTGCGGAAAGTAGGGCGAGGCGGCAGAGCGGTCCCGGCAGCCCGCAGGGCCCCGTACCGTTTAAGGCGTGACGACTCTTGTGCGGGGCCGCTGTTGGGCCAAGGCGCATCCCTTGGCGGTGGACGGCGCCCTCGCGGCGGCGGTTCTCGTCTGCATGGTCATCGGGTCGCTCGTCGAGCCGTACCGGCACGACGGAGGACCCAGCTGGGGCACCCGCACCCCGGCCACCCTGAACGTGATCCTGATGGTCCTCGGCGCCGCCGCGCTGATCTTCCGCCGCCGCGACCCCTGGCTCGTACTCGCCGCGACCTGCGCCGTCTCCGTCATCGACCTCGTCACCGGCGAGTACCGCGGCGCCGTCGTCATGAGCGCGGTCGTCGCCCTCTACACCGTCGCCGCCACCACCAACCGCCCCACCACCTGGCGCATCGGCCTGATCACCATGACGGGCCTCACCGGAGTGGCGATGGTCGCGGGCCCCCTGCCCTGGTACGCCCAGGAGAACCTCGGCATCTTCGCCTGGACCGGCATGGCCTCCGCCGCGGGCGACGCTGTCCGCAGCCGCCGTGCCTTCGTCGACGCCATAAGGGAGCGCGCCGAGCGGGCGGAACGGACCCGGGAGGAAGAGGCCCGGCGGCGCGTCGCCGAGGAGCGCCTGCGCATCGCCCGAGATCTGCACGATGTCGTCGCGCATCACATCGCCCTGGTCAATGTGCAGGCCGGGGTCGCGGCCCATGTCATGGACAAGCGGCCGGACCAGGCGAAGGAAGCCCTCTCCCACGTGCGCGACGCCAGCCGCTCCGCGCTCAACGAACTGCGCGCCACCGTCGGCCTGTTGCGCCAGTCCGGCGACCCCGAGGCCCCCACCGAACCGGCCCCCGGCCTCGCCCACCTCGACGACCTCGTCGACACCTTCCGGCACGCGGGACTCCCCGTGGAGGTGACCCGCGGCGACGCGGCCACGGAGCTGCCGGCCGGAGCCGACCTGGCCGCCTACCGCATCATCCAGGAGGCCCTCACCAACGTACAGAAGCACGCGGGCACGGGCGCCAAGGCCGAGGTCAGCGTCGTCCGCGTAGGACCGAACATCGAGGTCACCATTCTCGACGACGGCCCGGGAGAGAGCGCCGAGCCCCAGGACGACGAGAACAACGGCGGTGGGCACGGGCTGATCGGCATGCGTGAACGCGTCAGCGCGCTCAGCGGCCGCTGTACCGCGGGCCCCCGCTACGGCGGCGGTTTCCGCGTCCATGCGATCCTGCCCGTCACGGCAAAGCCGGTCAGCCCGGCAGAGGGAGGGACCACCGCGTGACGATCCGGGTGCTGCTCGCCGACGACCAGGCACTGCTGCGCAGCGCGTTCAAGGTGCTTGTGAACTCCGAGCCCGACATGGAGGTCGTCGCCGAGGCGTCGGACGGCGCGGAGGCCGTCGAGCTCGCCAAGGCGCGGGCCGCCGACGTGGTCCTGATGGACATCCGGATGCCCGGCACGGACGGTCTCGCCGCCACCCGGCTGATCAGCGCCGACCCCGATCTCTCCCACGTACGCGTGGTGATGCTGACGACCTTCGAGGTCGATGAGTATGTAGTGCAGTCGCTGCGCGCGGGGGCCTCCGGATTCCTCGGCAAGGGGGCCGAGCCGGACGAGCTGCTCGGCGCGATCCGCATCGCGGCGGCCGGCGACGCGCTGCTCTCCCCGGCGGCGACCAAGGGCCTGATCGCCAAGTTCCTCGCGCAGGGCGACGGTTCGGACGGTGACGGCGTCGGCGGCACGCGCGGCGAGCGGCTCGACGCGCTCACCGGGCGCGAGCGCGAGGTCCTCGTCCAGGTCGCCGGCGGGCACTCGAACGACGAGATCGCCGAGCGGCTCGAAGTCAGCCCGCTCACCGTGAAGACCCATGTGAACCGCGCGATGGCGAAGCTCGGCGCCCGTGACCGGGCACAACTCGTCGTCATTGCCTACGAATCGGGCCTGGTACGTCCAAGGGTGGAGTGAGCCGGGGCGCTGTGTACTGCGCCCGCAGTATGCGCCGCATAAGAACGGGACCCGGGAGTGACGGCTCCCGCTCTGGACATGGCAGATCGTGTAGGGGGCACCGGTCGGGCATCGGCCTGTCGGTGCCCGTTCCTGCGCAGTACGCCACAGAGAGAGACCACCATGTCCTGGCTGTCCCGATTCAGCCTGGCCCAACGGGCCCTGATCGGGCTGATATCGATCGTCGCGCTCGTCTTCGGCGCCATCGCGATCCCTCAGCTCAAGCAGCAGTTGCTGCCCTCCATCGAACTTCCGATGGTGTCCGTCCTGGCCCCGTACCAGGGCGCGTCCCCCGATGTGGTCGAAAAGCAGGTCGTCGAACCGCTCGAGTCCTCCATCGACGCGGTCGACGGGATCACCGGAATCACCTCCACGGCGAGCGAGGGCAACGCCGTGATCATGGCCCAGTTCGACTACGGCAACGGCTCCAAGCAGCTCGTCGCCGATGTCCAGCAGGCCGTGAACCGCGCCGGGGCCGAACTCCCCGACGACGTCGACCCGCAGGTCATCGCCGGTTCCACGGATGACATCCCGACCGTGGTCCTCTCCGTCACCTCCGACAAGGACCAGCAGGCGCTCTCCGACCAGCTCGACCGCACCGTCGTCCCCGCCATGGAGGACATCGACGGCGTCGGCCAGGTCACCGTCGACGGCGTGCGCGACCTCCAGGTCGACGTCACCCCCGACGACAAGAAGCTGGCCAAGGCGGGCCTGACCCCGGCCGCGCTCGGCCAGGCGCTCCAGGCGGGCGGCGCCACGCTCCCCGCGGGCTCCTTCGACGAGGACGGCAAGAACCGCACCGTCCAGGTCGGCGGCGGCTTCACCTCCCTGAAGCAGATCCAGGACCTGATGGTCACCCCCGAGGCCAAGCCCGGGGAGCGCCCCGGCAAGCCGGTCCGCCTCGGCGACCTCGCCACGGTCAAGCAGCAGCCGGCCGACGCCACGTCCATCACCCGCACCAACGGCAGGCCAAGCCTCGCCGTCGCGATCACCATGGACCAGGACGGCAGCGCCGTCGCCATCTCCGACGCGGTCAAGGACAAGCTGCCCGACCTCCGCAAGGACCTCGGCGCCGGCTCCGACCTGACCGTGGCGAGCGACCAGGGCCCGGCCGTCTCCAAGTCCATCGACGGTCTCACCACCGAGGGCGCGCTAGGCCTGGTCTTCGCGGTCATCGTCATCCTGGTCTTCCTGGCGTCGATCCGCTCGACGCTGGTCACCGCGGTCTCCATCCCGCTCTCGGTCGTCCTCGCCCTGATCGTGCTGTGGACCCGCGACCTCTCCCTCAACATGCTCACGCTCGGCGCGCTGACCATCGCGATCGGCCGCGTCGTCGACGACTCGATCGTGGTCCTGGAGAACATCAAGCGCCATCTCGGATACGGCGAGGAGCGCGAGGCCGCGATCATCAAGGCGGTCAAGGAGGTCGCGGGCGCCGTGACGTCCTCGACCCTGACGACCGTCGCGGTGTTCCTCCCCATCGGCCTGGTCGGCGGCATGGTGGGCGAGCTCTTCGGCTCGTTCTCGCTGACGGTGACCGCGGCGCTCCTGGCGTCCCTGCTCGTCTCGCTGACCGTCGTACCGGTCCTCTCGTACTGGTTCCTGCGCGCCCCCAAGGACGTGCGCGGCGCCGACCCGGAGGAGGCCCGCCGCAAGGCCGAGGAGAAGGAGGCGAAGAGCAGGCTCCAGCGCATCTACGTCCCCGTCCTGCGGTTCGCGACCCGTCGCCGCTTCACCAGCCTCGCCATCGCGATCGTGATCCTCGTCGGTACGTTCGGCATGGCGCCGCTCCTGAAGACCAACTTCTTCGACCAGGGCGAGCAGGAAGTCCTGACGATCAAGCAGGAGCTGAAGCCGGGCACCAGCCTGGCCGCGTCCAATGCCTCGGCCAAGAAGGTCGAGAAGATGCTGGACGGCCTCGACGAGATCAAGGACTACCAGGTCACCGTCGGCTCGTCCGGTTTCATGGCGGCCTTCGGCGGCTCCACGGACACCAACCAGGCCTCGTACACCCTGACGCTCAAGGACAAGTCCTCGTACGACAAGACGCAGGACCTGGTCGAGGAGGAGCTCGGCAAGCTCTCCGGCATCGGCCAGACGTCCATCGCGGCCGGTGACGGCTTCGGCAGCCAGGACCTGAGCGTCGTCGTCAAGGCCGCCGACGCGGGCGTGCTGCGCAAGGCGTCCGACGAGGTGCGCGCCGAGGTTGCGAAGATCGACGACGTCATGGACGTCCAGAGCGACCTCTCGCAGAGCATCCCGCGCATCTCGGTCAAGGCCAACTCCAAGGCGGCGGCGGCCGGTTTCAACGACACCACCCTCGGCCAGGCCGTCGCCCAGGCGGTCCGCGGTACGCAGAGCGGCAAGGCGATCCTGGACGACACCGAGCGCGACGTGGTGGTGAAGTCGGCGAAGCCGGCGAAGACCCTCGCCGAGCTGCGGGGGCTGAACCTCGGCACTGGCGTCAGGCTTGGTGACATCGCCTCCGTCAAGCTGGTCGACGGACCGGTCTCGATGACCCGCATCGACGGCGCGCGCGCCGCGACGATCACGGCGAAGCCGACCGGTGAGAACACCGGCGCGGTCAGCGCGGACCTCACCAAGAAGCTCGACGCGCTACAGCTGCCGGACGGTGCCACGGCGTCCATCGGCGGTGTCTCCGAGGACCAGGACGAGGCGTTCGCCTCGCTGGGGCTCGCGATGCTCGCCGCGATCGCGATCGTCTTCATGCTGCTGGTGGCGACCTTCCGGTCCCTTGCCCAGCCGCTGATCCTGCTGGTCTCGATCCCGTTCGCGGCCACGGGCGCGATCGGTCTGCTGATCGCCACGGACACCCCGATGGGCGTCCCGGCGATGATCGGCATGCTGATGCTCATCGGCATCGTGGTCACCAACGCGATCGTCCTGATCGACCTGATCAACCAGTACCGCAAGCAGGGGCACGGCGTCGTCGAGGCGGTCATCGAAGGCGGCCGCCACCGGCTCCGCCCGATCCTCATGACGGCCCTGGCGACGATCTTCGCTCTCCTCCCCATGGCCCTGGGCATCACGGGCGAGGGCGGCTTCATCGCCCAGCCGCTCGCGGTGGTGGTGATCGGCGGCCTGATCACCTCGACCCTCCTCACCCTCCTCCTCGTCCCGACGCTGTACGCGATGCTGGAGCTCCGCAAGGAGCGAAGGCGCGCGAAGCGCGAGGCGAAGCGGGCGAAGAAGGCGGGCGTCCCGCCTCAGGCCGCCCCCGATGCGGGCGACCCGGAACCGGCTCAGGTGTAGTTCTCTGCCTGCGGGCCGGTAGGGGCTGATCGCGCAGTTCCCCGTGCCCCTTACGGGGCACGATCCCGCCCGCCCCGCGTTGTGGGCAGGCGTTCCGCACGGCGGAACGGGTGGGCACAACGCACCACTGCCGGACCAGCGCTAACCAAGGCGTCCAGCACCACTAACGACGGGGTGCTCCTCAGACAGAGGAGCACCCCGTCCGCGTACGCCCACTGCAAGTGCCAGCACCGCAGCCCCGCTGCACAGCGTCATCCCCACAAACAGCGGCACCGCAGTGGAATCCCCGCCGAGCCCCACCAGCGGCGCGACCACCGCACCCAGCGCGCTCTGGGCGGTCCCGAGAAGGGCGGACCCCACCCCGGAGGCGTAAGGCACACGCGCCAGAGCAAGCGCCGCCGCGTTGGCCACGACGAGCCCCAGCCCGCCGCACACCACCGCCAGCAGCCCCAGGCACACCAAGGTCGTCAGAAGCCCGGCCACCGTCAGCACCAGCAGCACGGCAGACCCGCCGAGCATCGCCAACAACCCACCCCGCAGCAGCACTTCGGGAGCGACCCGCCCCACAAGGCGGGCCCCCACCGCACTGGAGACCGTCGCGACCACGGCCCCGCCCGAGAAGGCGACGGACGACGCCCCGACCCCCATCCCCAGCACGTTCTGCAGCAGGAACGGCGACCCGGCGATGTAGCAGAACAGCATCCCGAACCCGAAGGTGAAGGCGAGCGTGTAGCCCACGTACGCCCGATCGCCCACGACCTCGCGGACCGAAGCCGCCACCTCCCGCATCCCGCCCTCGTGCCGCCGCTCCTTCGGCAGGCTCTCCGGTACGCCGACCACCACCGCAAGCGTCACGAGCAGCGACACCCCGGCGAGCACCCAGAACACGCTCCGCCACCCCGCGGCCCCGATCACCGCGCCGCCGGCCAGCGGGGCGATGATCGGCGCGATCCCGGCCAGCGTCATGAGCACCCCGAACAGCCGTGCCGCGGCGGCCCCTTGGACCCGGTCGGCGACGACGGCCCGGCTGATCACGACCCCCGCCGCCCCGCTGAACCCGGTCACGAACCGCAGCGCGACCAGCCACCCCAGCGAGGGTGCGACGGCACACAGCGCGGTCCCCACGGTGCACACGGCCGCGCCCGCGAGCAGCGGCGCCCGCCGGCCGTGGCGGTCGGAGAGGGGCCCGAAGACGAGATGCCCGAGCGTCATCCCGACCAGGAACGCGGTCAGCGTGAGCTGCACCCCGGAGGCGTCGGTGTGCAGTTCCTCGGCCATCCGCGGAAAGGCAGGTAGATACATGTCGGTTGACAGCGGACCTATGAACGAGAGCAGCGCGAGCGCGGCGGTGAGCAAGGGCATGGCTGAGAGACCCCCGGGGCGAGTTAGAGATAGTTATATATCTATAGGTGACGCTAGCATGGGAGTGTGACCGAGCAGAGGAACGCGCAGCGGAACGTGAAGGACGACGAGGCCGACCGCAGGCTGATCCAGCACGCCAGGGAGCTGACCCCCGCGCTGTACGCGCTCTCACGGGTCCTGCGCTTCCAGGGCATGGAGGAGGCGGGGCTGTGGCGACTGCCGCCGTCGGAGCTGGAGTTGATGCGCTACGTCCACGCGGAACCGGGCGTGACGGTGAGCGTCCTGGCCCGCGAACTGGGCCTGCACGCCAGCAATGTGAGCGCCACGGTCCGGGGTCTTGTCAACCAAGGACTGCTTGAGCGCGAGAAGGACCCGAACGACGGCCGGGTGGTGCGCCTGAAGCCGACCCTCAAGGCGGAGCAGGGCATGGCCCTGATCGAGAACGCCTGGGCGGAGATCTTCGCCGACGCGCTCGCCACGCTCTCCGGCGAGCAGCGGGCGGCGCTTGTCGCGTCCGTGCCGGCCCTGGGGGCGCTGGGTGCGGCGCTGAAGGAGCGGCGCAGGACGACGTAGGAACCGTAGAACGCCGTAAGGGGCGCCCGCAATGGCGGACGCCCCTTACGTACGAGAACAGGACAGGACTACGGAA encodes:
- a CDS encoding DUF3043 domain-containing protein, with translation MFRSRSKDEKAPASKAPVTDSQQPRDPEAPKGRPTPKRSEAQTQRRSVANTPVTRKEAAKRQRSERRVQMDKQRQALASGDERYLPARDKGPVRRFARDFVDSRFCIAEFFLPLAVIILVLSMVRIPQLQNIALLLWLAVIVLIIVDSVTTAFRLKKRLAERFPDESKKGAVAYALMRTLQMRRLRLPKPQVKRGERP
- a CDS encoding PspA/IM30 family protein, coding for MSGVMKRMGMIFRAKANKALDRAEDPRETLDYSYQKQLELLQKVRRGVADVATSRKRLELQLSQLQKQSSTLEDQGRKALALGREDLAREALSRRAALQQQVTDLETQHQTLQGEEEKLTLAAQRLQAKVDAFRTKKETIKATYTAAQAQTRIGEAFSGISEEMGDVGMAIQRAEDKTAQLQARAGAIDELLASGALDDSSGLAKDDIQSELDRLSGGTDVELELQRMKAELAGGSTPKQAIEPGQGQPQAQQPQDTPRFDKQ
- a CDS encoding bifunctional 2-polyprenyl-6-hydroxyphenol methylase/3-demethylubiquinol 3-O-methyltransferase UbiG, which translates into the protein MSRQLDEQIAGRFPVGQRLRVLDVGMGQGTQALRLARAGHKVTGVEQDPAMVAAARAALDAEPEGIRGRMRIVEGDGHETGVHFLPGSFDVVLCHGVLMYVEEPDALLAGLARMLAPGGLLSLLVRNADALAMRPGLAGDWAGALAAFDSTSYRNRLGIEARADRLDAVVASLAGIAAPLRAWYGVRVFTDTAADDAGVPAEAELSALLAAEERAGRTDPYRRVAALLHVCGVRD
- a CDS encoding sensor histidine kinase, with translation MTTLVRGRCWAKAHPLAVDGALAAAVLVCMVIGSLVEPYRHDGGPSWGTRTPATLNVILMVLGAAALIFRRRDPWLVLAATCAVSVIDLVTGEYRGAVVMSAVVALYTVAATTNRPTTWRIGLITMTGLTGVAMVAGPLPWYAQENLGIFAWTGMASAAGDAVRSRRAFVDAIRERAERAERTREEEARRRVAEERLRIARDLHDVVAHHIALVNVQAGVAAHVMDKRPDQAKEALSHVRDASRSALNELRATVGLLRQSGDPEAPTEPAPGLAHLDDLVDTFRHAGLPVEVTRGDAATELPAGADLAAYRIIQEALTNVQKHAGTGAKAEVSVVRVGPNIEVTILDDGPGESAEPQDDENNGGGHGLIGMRERVSALSGRCTAGPRYGGGFRVHAILPVTAKPVSPAEGGTTA
- a CDS encoding S1C family serine protease; this encodes MNVSRTRAVTVTASLAAALLVAGCSSSGSGDSGESTTQAAPAAANDLQEDYQQVIEDVLPSVVQIEASDSLGSGIVYDGKGHIVTNAHVVGKEQTFKVTTATGELTLGAELVAAYPEQDLAVIKLDDVPSGLKAAKFGDSNKAEVGQIVLAMGSPLGLSSSVTQGIVSATGRTVSEGSSGGGTGATIANMVQTSAAINPGNSGGALVNLDSEVIGIPTLAATDPDMGDSAAPGIGFAIPSSMVKTVADQIIKDGRVTDSGRAALGITGRTVLGDDYRPAGVAVVEEQQDGAAADAGIETGDIITKVGDADITTITSLSEALAGQQPGDKTEVTYVRDGAEKTVDVTLGEM
- a CDS encoding response regulator transcription factor, with the translated sequence MTIRVLLADDQALLRSAFKVLVNSEPDMEVVAEASDGAEAVELAKARAADVVLMDIRMPGTDGLAATRLISADPDLSHVRVVMLTTFEVDEYVVQSLRAGASGFLGKGAEPDELLGAIRIAAAGDALLSPAATKGLIAKFLAQGDGSDGDGVGGTRGERLDALTGREREVLVQVAGGHSNDEIAERLEVSPLTVKTHVNRAMAKLGARDRAQLVVIAYESGLVRPRVE